A window of Pseudomonadota bacterium contains these coding sequences:
- a CDS encoding reductive dehalogenase, translating into MSGYHKRNWETFPMHKINRVDRPTTIIHDDQVRRTDERESGFNKAARGDFGERLAKERFRFGVKNPFSAALVNMQYFLAGIVDGLVAQQKAPLPEDPEILSRHIKEVAYFLRADAVGICKLPPYAVYTNQFPNGEPIELDHKFAIAVLVDQDWRTSEAFTGSDWISNPMSFVAYSASGFIACIIADYIRRLGYPARAHHARNYQVVVPPILLWAGLGEMSRIGNCVVHPFMGPRFKAAVVTTDLPLHTDKPIDFGLQDFCSKCKKCARECPSGALTDGDKVIDKGYEYWPSNVERCTRMRVGNKRGASCGTCIKVCPWNKPYTPLHRAVGWAMRHSGIARSLAIEFDDLLGYGKAGYKNKWWFDLEEIDGAMILHPPSEKSQKEYKQDVDY; encoded by the coding sequence ATGAGCGGTTATCACAAACGGAACTGGGAAACCTTCCCCATGCACAAAATAAATCGAGTGGACCGTCCCACCACGATTATACATGATGATCAGGTGAGACGAACGGACGAACGTGAAAGCGGGTTCAACAAGGCGGCGCGAGGCGACTTCGGTGAGCGGCTCGCAAAGGAACGGTTTCGCTTTGGGGTGAAAAACCCTTTCTCGGCAGCGCTCGTCAACATGCAGTATTTTCTTGCCGGGATAGTCGATGGTCTGGTCGCGCAGCAAAAAGCCCCGCTTCCTGAAGACCCCGAAATCCTTTCGCGCCATATCAAAGAAGTTGCCTACTTCCTGCGTGCCGATGCCGTGGGCATCTGCAAGCTCCCTCCGTACGCGGTCTATACGAACCAGTTTCCTAACGGAGAGCCAATAGAACTGGATCACAAATTTGCCATTGCAGTTCTCGTAGACCAGGACTGGCGCACATCGGAAGCCTTTACCGGCAGCGACTGGATCAGCAATCCCATGAGCTTTGTTGCCTACTCGGCATCCGGTTTCATAGCATGCATAATTGCTGACTATATCCGTCGCCTTGGTTATCCCGCCCGTGCCCATCATGCACGGAACTACCAGGTAGTTGTTCCACCCATACTACTTTGGGCAGGGCTTGGAGAAATGTCGAGAATCGGAAACTGCGTAGTACATCCCTTCATGGGTCCGAGGTTCAAAGCAGCCGTTGTCACTACCGATCTTCCCCTTCATACCGACAAGCCGATAGACTTCGGTCTTCAGGATTTTTGCTCCAAGTGTAAAAAATGCGCCCGGGAATGCCCGTCCGGAGCACTTACCGACGGGGACAAGGTGATCGACAAGGGCTACGAATACTGGCCGAGCAACGTCGAGCGTTGCACGCGTATGCGCGTCGGCAACAAGCGAGGAGCGAGTTGCGGGACATGTATCAAGGTGTGCCCATGGAACAAACCATATACGCCTTTACATCGTGCCGTAGGTTGGGCTATGCGCCACTCCGGTATTGCTCGCAGCCTGGCAATAGAGTTTGACGATCTGCTCGGTTATGGTAAGGCAGGCTACAAGAACAAGTGGTGGTTTGATCTCGAGGAAATAGACGGGGCTATGATATTGCACCCGCCGAGCGAGAAGTCGCAGAAAGAGTACAAACAGGATGTTGACTACTAA
- a CDS encoding class I SAM-dependent methyltransferase: MNEQHSKWQAKELAQTFLEEIRGAIPGANFQLEVLSKILSIWCPLPSRILDLGCGDGILGRMLLDTYPTVHVIFADFSEPMLEALRKQIGNNHRTTIIKIDFATPAWAKGFEVEKAFDVIVSGFAVHHQPDDRKRKLYAEIYGLLSEGGVFLNLEQVSSMTPSGSALFDSFFVDHLLRFNRDKAPGKTKQEIEEAYYQRPGKKENILAPVETQCQWLREIGFQDVDCFFKLFELALFGGRKTSNIFSG, translated from the coding sequence ATGAATGAGCAGCATAGCAAATGGCAAGCCAAGGAGCTAGCACAGACCTTTTTAGAGGAAATTAGGGGGGCTATCCCCGGAGCAAACTTCCAGTTGGAAGTGCTCAGCAAGATTCTGAGTATATGGTGCCCCCTGCCCTCCAGGATTTTGGACCTGGGGTGTGGAGATGGGATTCTCGGTCGTATGCTGCTTGATACATACCCGACAGTACATGTGATCTTTGCTGATTTCTCGGAGCCTATGCTGGAAGCGTTACGGAAACAGATCGGCAACAATCACCGAACTACTATCATCAAGATAGATTTTGCAACTCCAGCCTGGGCAAAAGGCTTTGAGGTCGAAAAGGCTTTTGATGTCATTGTATCGGGTTTTGCCGTCCATCATCAACCGGATGACCGAAAGAGAAAGTTATATGCCGAGATTTATGGACTTCTGAGTGAAGGCGGCGTTTTCTTAAACCTCGAACAAGTCAGTTCAATGACCCCTTCGGGGAGTGCGCTTTTTGACAGCTTCTTCGTCGACCACCTTTTACGCTTCAACAGAGATAAGGCTCCGGGTAAAACAAAGCAGGAGATAGAAGAGGCCTACTATCAGCGGCCCGGCAAAAAGGAGAATATTCTTGCCCCCGTTGAAACACAGTGCCAATGGCTTCGCGAAATAGGGTTTCAGGACGTGGATTGTTTTTTCAAACTCTTTGAGTTGGCTCTGTTTGGTGGAAGGAAAACATCCAACATCTTTTCGGGGTAG